The genomic interval TTTAGTTTTAATCGTTCGGCAATTGCTTTTTTTACAATTGCTTGACAATCAGGAACACTGTATAGCGTTGATTTAACCGATTTTCCTGAAACAGGGAATTTTCCATCCTCTGAAATGCTGTGTTCCCATGGCAAAGCTTTCGTTTGCTCAAATAATTCGTCAAACGTAACAGCTTTGAACCGGCCAACTTGCAATTTAACACGATCAGCGGTCCGCAGCCATAAATTACAGCGCGGGATGGCAACAATCGGTGCATCAAATGTTACTTTTCCATTTTCCACTTCCACTTCATAACCAAGCTGCCGTACTTCATTCGCCACGACAGATTCAAGTCCCATAGCAGCTGTAGCGATTAATGTTACATGTTGAGCCATATAGTCGTTCCTTTCGTTTCTAAATTAAAAGCATTAATTAGTTTATCACAATATATGGGCACGGACAAAAACAAGGATTATCTGGGAGTGAATGTTATATGACTATGATTACCTAACGGTTAGATCATATTATATAGTCGCAGATATCAATTTCTGCATACTAAAAACCTTATTCAACTGCATCTACAGTCGAATAAGGTTTTCTCATGGGGATTTGACCATTGAATACTCGGTAAGCCATGTTCTGTTCCGTTGTACTTTTCACGGTGGTCAGCCTCGTACAGCGGTCGTAATCATCTATCTACAGACTAGTTGCCTGTCCCTCTTTCAGTTCAATTCCCTAATCAAGGGTGCCCCTACCAAATTTTGGGTTGCTCACTCGTGGGGTTTACCGCGTTCCACTCGGATCGTTTCCAATCCGACTGCGTCACTGTGGCACTTTCAAGTGTACTCATCCATGTCAAAAGAGTTAGGATTTTTCACTGCCGTTAGCCATACAGGCTACCTTGACTTATGTTTTCGTCAAGCACGATCACTACAAGCATCGCAGCTTGTGTGAGCATGGACTTTCCTCTGCATAGAATTACTATACAGCGATTACGTGAGTATTCAATTTCATTCTATGTATATTTTAGCATATTTATGGTGTGCTGTCACTGGGAAAACAAACCAGCACCCTTATGAATCAGCATACTTTTTGCCAAATACAGCTTTTTCTAAATTCGATACGCGTTTTAAAATATCGTAATTAACCTGATGATTTTGGGCTGATCCACGGTTTCTTGTTTGATCGGTTTGCTTCTTTAATCGTTCGTTCTCTTGACGTAGTTTATCAATCTCCTGCTGGAATGATTCATAGTCTTGAATAATTGTATCCAGGAATTCATCTACTTCTTCCTGATGATAGCCACGCATTGCTGTTTTAAACTCTTTTTCCAATATATCTTTCCCCGTTAGTTGAATGCCGTTCGTAGTCATTTCACAGTCACCTCTAAATAACGTTGATTTGCACTTTTGTTACATTTACCAGCGATCATGTCCACTTCATTTTATTAATAACATAAACGATTTATGCAACGTTTTCCCGTCCACATTACAGTATAACATGTATAGTTGTCGTTGTCTTATGCTTCCTTGAACTTCTGGAGTCGATGTTGACTTTCACCACAAGGGTATAAGTGCGACTAGGCCTCTGGTTTCACCTTGCAAGTAAAAGCTATATCGCTAAATTTTATAGTTTCCTATCTTTTAAAAAAAGAAACTGAAACACTCAGCTTCTTTTCTTGCTTTCGTCCATATCATCAGATTGGAAAGAAAACGGCAGCAATTCTTCCATTGTTAATGTTTTCACATCGTTATGGACATTCGCTAAATGTATGTTCAGATTACTGTCAAAGAATTCACTCATAACTTGTCGGCAAGAGCCACAAGGTGGGACAGGCCGTTTTGTATCAGCAACAACGGCCATCGCTGAAAACGAACGTTCCCCGTCGGAAATGGCTTTAAATAGTGCCACCCGCTCTGCACAGCAACTGTCTGGATAGGCGGCATTTTCAATATTACATCCTGTGTAAACCTTGCCGGATTCCGTCATCACTGCAGCGCCAACAGGAAATTTAGAGTATGGGACATAAGCTTGATCAAGTATAGTCTTTGCCATGGCAATTAGTTTATCTTTCTGTGGCATATCCGATTTTCCCCTTTCATGACTTAATGGGAGGTGATTATAAAAGCACTCGTACGTTCGTAAAGCTTTTTCTTTTATTTTTGTAGTTCATCCAGAAGTCTATCGAGTATGAAATAAATCGAATGGTTCAATTCCATATAGCGTTTGCGTTTAACGTCGATATAAAAGCTGTGCAACATCAAGAGTTCCATATTTTCTTTTGTTGATGTTATTTGCTGAGGGTGGAGGTTGACTTGCCTTTCTTTAACAGCTTGCAATGCATGATTCTCCCACTCTGTTAGAAGGTCATAAATTGGTGCTGTGTAGTTTTTTACCATCTGAAAAAATTGTCTGTCCTTCTTACTTTCGGGTGGTTTATTTTCATTATATTTTTCCTCTAGGATTTCCAGATAATTTTTAAATTGTTTGGTCTCTTGTATTAATTCCATCGTTATTCCTGCCTTTTTACATTTTCCCCCTATAGCCATCAGTTTAGCATTTATATACGCATAATGCATCTGTGAGGATATCAGGATAACTTTTTTGCGGTGTTGGATACATTGATTTCTTCCTGCAATTGGTTCTGTAATTGCGTATGTTTTTTTGCTAGTTTTTCTACAATATATGTTGCTCGGTTGATCTCTTCCTTATTAAGCTGGAATTGTTCCCTTATAGTGTTGTCTGCTGCCATGGTAACCTTTTGCTCCATAAGACGTAATTGATCAGCCATAGATGCTAATGCATTTGCAAAGTTTTGTTTATCCGAGCTAGCTTCTGTTTCAACAGGCAGTTGTATTTCCATCATCGGATTCACCTTCCCATTATATGATCTGTTTATAACTTCGGCGAAAATATGACCTTCCCTGCTCGCTCGACAAAACTAGAAGAATAATGGCAAAACTAGTGTAGATTCGGCTTTGTTTAGGCAAACTAATATGGAAAGGAGGTAAAAAGCATGAAAAAGAAGCCATCACAGCAAAAAACGGAAAAGTTTCATCAAGAAAAGCACAACCAAACCCGAGATAAAAAGCTAAACGGTCCTAACCGACCATCGACGTAATGGTACTACCAAAAAAATCGGCATTTGCGCGCTATTTGCGTGCAAATGCCAAAATATTTTATATGCGATCTTATGAATGTCTCTGTCCAAACATATTTTTGAGCTGAGAATATGCATATATTAGCCTTCTTCTATTATAAAATGCCTTCTTTATTCCACGGTCAGGGTGTTGTGTTATAGGACTTGTCCATTTTCGTTTAACACCCTTGACTTTATGCCAGTCCTTTCGAATTGTATCCTGATGAGCTATGAAAGGATAAACGGTTCGTAAAAAAGGTGCCTTTTCGAAATGCCTTGAAAAAAACTGTTCATAATCCCAGCGTGATCCGGTGTGCTCCACTGATAAAGCAAAATCAAGTAATGAAGTGTAAACGTGAGGATGAAACATCATTGAAGCAATCCGCTTTCCTAACTCTATCCGTTTAGTTAAATTTGTAAAGTCATGAACAAATGCCCCGTACAGTGTCCCGAATCTATTGGGAAGAAGTGTTGCATTTAATAATAATATGTCCTGCAAAAGGTATGGCGGACGCAAAAACACGCGATACTTAAAATACTCCTGTTTGATAACAGGCGAATGGATAACATTTTGCTCATTTATAATCATTGACGTCATCAGACGGTCCTGGTCATGATGTTTCCAAAAATATTCCCATTCTTTTTCCATAAACCTTGATACGTGGAGCGCTGGCAACAAGTGAAACAACGGTTTATTTAAACGCTTTGAAAGTTCATATACGAGGAGTTGTGGGTATGCATCCGAAAAAATGAGCCAATTCGCGCGCTCGTAGGTCATGAATAGTCGGGTTTGCTGCTTTTTAGATAATAAGGTTTGAAACGGAGAGAGAGAAAGGTCCATCATATTCCACCCGGCATTTCGGGATACCATACTAGCTAAAAAAGCCCATTTCACTTCCGGATAAACCATGTAAAAGTTTTGATATGCTTTGGTACGGGAAATATTATCAAGGTTATGCTTTTTTGTTTCAGATAGTATATAATGAAGGTGTTTTCTCCATCTATTACTCATTATATGACCTCTCTTAACGATATATAGTCAACGAAGGTATTATTTGGTATGATACTGTCATACACGGGGGGAAATACATGCATTATCCAAATGGCAAAAAGAATAACCATACGTATCAAACGCTATCAGGCACAAGGCGGTCACAAGGATTCAGTAATCGCGGTATGACACTTGAAGAGGACATCAACGCCACCAATACGTATTACCGTGATAGGAATAAAGCAATTGTTCATAAAAAACCGACACCAGTGCAAATAGTAAACGTTCATTATCCAAAAAGAAGTTCCGCTGTCATTACGGAAGGCTATTTTAAGCAGCCATCCACAACTGATTATAACGGTGTCTATCGAAACAAACATATTGATTTTGAAGCAAAAGAAACCAAAAATAAAACACGTTTTCCGCTTGCGAATATTCATGAGCACCAGGTTAGGCATATGAAATCCGTGACAAAGCACGGGGGCATCTGCTTTCTAATTATCCGTTTTTCTAACTTCGGTGAGACGTTCTATATGCCGGCTGAAGTATTTTTTCCATATTGGGACGAACAGCTTAACGGCGGAAAAAAATCCATCAGTTATGAGACCATTGTGGAAAAAGGATATCCAATCCCGTTCCATTACCAAGCAAGAGTTCATTATTTGGCAGTAATCGATCAGCTTTATTTCTAGATTGGAGGAGACTGAATTATGGCAGACGGCCAAACACGTACATCAAGAAGAAAGCAAAAAAAAGCTTCCAAAAAGCCATTATGGAAAAAAATAATATTTATCACGCTTATTGCACTCGTAGCAATTGGAATCGGTGTTGGATCATTGTTCACCTATTATATTGTCACAGCACCGGAAATTGATGCATCCAAATTAGATACACCATTTTCATCTAAATTTTATGACATGGATGGCGAGATGTTTGCCGACCTTGGTACAAAACAGCGCTCAAAAGTTGAATACGACGATTTACCGGATGTATTGATTGATGCAGTAACTGCAACTGAGGATGCCAGATTTTTTGAACACCCCGGCATTGATATATGGCGAATTGGCGGTGCTGTTGTTGCGAATATAACAAATGGGTTCGGTTCGGAAGGTGCTAGCACCATCACCCAACAAGTTGTGGAAAAATCATTCCTGTCACCCGAGAAAAAAGTAAGTTTGAAAGTCCAGGAAATGTGGTTGGCATTGCAACTGGAACAGGATTATTCTAAGGAACGCATTTTGGAAATGTATCTAAATAAGATTTTTTATGGCAATCGAGCCTACGGTGTCAAAAAGGCTGCTGAGCTTTATTTTGGGAAAACCGATTTAGATGAACTGACACTTCCTGAAGCTGCGATTCTTGCCGGATTACCGCAACGACCGAGTGCATATAATCCGTTTAAGAATCCGGAGTTAATGAAAGAACGAATGGATACAGTTCTGCAATTAATGGTGAAACATGGGAAAATTTCAGAGGAAGAAGCCAAAGAAGCAAGACAAGTGAAAATAGCCTCGCTTCTTACGGATGATAAACCTGATTCATCTTCTTATCAGGCATTCTTGCAGCAGGTGGAGCGGGAAGTCAAACAGAAAGTCGATGGTGCTGACATTTATACCGATGGATTGAAAATCTATACAACAATTGATACTGATGCACAGAGCCATGTGGACTTTTTACTGTCAAAAAAGGAGGACAACCCGATTAACTATGCCGACCCTGTTGTTGATCCGGACAGTGAAGAAGGTGAAAAACTTGATATGCAGGCAGGTGTCACAGTGCTTGACACAAAAACAGGTGCTATACGAGCAATCGGTGGTGCTCGCGACGGATTAGAAAATCGTGGGTATAACCGTGCAATTCAAATGCAGCGGCAGCCTGGATCAACGTTCAAACCAATTATGGATTATGGACCGGCCATTGAGAATATGCAGTGGTCCACGTATCATCAGCTTAACGATGACGGTCCATATGATATCGCGGGAACTGACAAACAGATTGAGACATGGGCAAACACTTACTTTGGATGGGTTTCCGCACGATATGCGCTGGAACAGTCACTCAACGTACCTGCCGTCAAAACGTTTGATGAAGTAGGTCGTGAAAATGCCAAAGCGTTTGCCGAGAAATTAGGTATATCATTTGGCGACAGCGACATAGCACTAACAGATGCAATTGGTGGTAATATAGGTACAAATCCACTGGAAGTTGCAGGAGCGTTCCGGACTTTTGCGAACGGAGGTATATATAATGAACCATATGCTGTTACTAAGGTCGAATTTCCGGAAAGCGGAAAAACTGTCAACCTGAAACCTGAACCCGAAGCTGTTATGGCGGATTCCACCGCATATATGATTACAGATATGCTCAAAGATGTTGTTACACAAGGAACAGGTACTGGAGCTAATATTTCTGGCCTTCCATTGGCCGGAAAAACAGGAACCACTACAAGGCCTGGAGTAGATGGCTCCCCTGACGCATGGTTCAGCGGATACAGCACGAATTACACCATCTCCATCTGGACCGGTTATGACAATAACGACATTGGGTTGAAAGGCTCAGAAACGAAAGTGCCACTTTCATTGTTTAAGCATATTATGTCCGAACTGTCCAAGGATCAAGAGACGCCGGACTTTACGAAACCAGATTCAGTCGTAGAAGTCGCAGTTGAAAAAGGTTCAAGACCGGCGAAATTGCCGAGCGATTATACTCCTGATTCAAAAATCGTCACCGAATTATTTGTCAAAGGTACAGAACCATCCAAAACATCAGAGCGTTTTGAGCAGCTGGATCCTGTAAAAGATCTGGAAGCAACATTCGATTCAGATTCTGCCACTATTCAAGTAGAATGGGACTATGAAACGGAGCAGGATATTTCATTTGAAGTTAGTGCCCGCGTTGGTGATGGCCAAAAGCAAAAACTGTCTTCCACAGAAGAAACAGCAATGGAAATTTCGAATGTGGAACCAGGAACTAAATATCACATTGAGGTTGTTGCTATAAATAATAAAACGAAAGCCAACAAGAGCGAACCGGTAACGGCAACTGTTAAAGTCCCTGAAGATTTAGAAGATGATGAGGAAATAGAGGACGAAGAAGAAAAAGAAGATGATGAAGATGAGGACAAAAAAGGCAATATTCCAGCGGTCGGTTCATTGCGTGCTAGGCAAATTGGTGCAGGTATTGATGTTAGTTGGCAATACAATGGTCCCCCTGCCCAATATGAAGTGGTCGTTTCACGTGATGGAACACAAATAAAGACACAAACTGTAGCTACCAAGGGAATTGTTATTGAGGGTGATGGCGTACAGTCAGGGCAATCCTATACCATAACTGTTGTACCTATAGGCCGTAACGGTGCAAGCAAAGGAGATGAAGGTGAAGCAAAAAGCACAAAAGTGACCATATCTGATTCTAACGAAACTGTTTCAAATGATGGTAATGACGATGATGATAATAGTGACGATGAATAACTGAAAAAACTAGTAAAACGGTGGATACAAAAAGAACAAAAGAGGTAGCCTTCCAATTCAGAAGCGGCCTCTTTTGTTTCTCATCTAGAAAACAGGGTTGCTGCGGACAACTATAAATCAGCCATGTACAACAACTTTGTACAGGACGTGACGTACTTGCGCCTTTGACCCTCAGTTTTCGATTGTTTCGTGTTTCTTCATTCGTTTTTGTCCTTCACGACATAAATCGAGCAATGGACATTCCGGACATTGCGGATTCCTTGCCTTGCAATGGTACCTGCCAAAGAAAATCATCCGATGGTGTGTGTCCGCCCATGCTTCTTTTGGTACTTTTTTCATTAATGTCTCTTCCACTTCAAGTACTGAGTCCTTCCAACGACATATCCCAAGCCGTTTAGCAACACGTTCAACATGGGTGTCAACTGCAATTGCCGGCTCGTTAAATGCAACAGAGGCGACAACATTGGCAGTTTTGCGACCAACACCGGCTAACTTCATCAATTCTGTTTTTGTCCGTGGCACTTCCCCACCATAATCATCGATTAGCATTTGGCATAGTTTTCGAATATTTTTTGCCTTATTTCGGTATAGCCCGATTGACTTAATATCCTGTTCTAATTCCGTTAGTGATACCGCTAAATAATCTTCGGGTGTCTTATATTTTGCAAATAATGAAGCTGTTACTTTGTTTACAAGATTGTCTGTACATTGAGCGGATAATAGGACGGCGATGACAAGTTCAAATGGATTGCGGTGATTCAATTCACATTGCGCCTCCGGAAACATTTCTTCCATGACTTCAAGGCAGTGTTGTACTTGTTTCTTATTTAGCATTCCTCCTACTCCTCCTCCAGCCAATTATAATAAATGGACGTATCCCGTTTTTCCTCAGCGGATTCCTTCTTTATAGTTCCGGTTCCGTGAAAAGCTTTGCTCGCATCCCGCGCTTGCTCGACAGAATGGATCCCCTTCTTTTTCCATTCACGAAGAATACGGTCAATATATTTGAAATTTAGTTTGCCCATCAGCACCGATTCACGCAACGCAGCTTTTATCAGTGCGGGAGCCAGTTCATCCTCATCGAGCCACGTATTGATCATTTCAATTTCAAATGGTGACAACGGCCTGCCAAATTCCTGTTCAAACAATACAAAAATCGTACCCTCATGTTCGTGTGCCGTTTTCTGTTGCTGTTCGGCAAATAATTGTTCCCAGAGTGGATTTAAGCTATACGCCTCAGTGATTTGATTACGATCATTTTTCAGTTGCTCAATGGATAAATGATTATTTTGGATAAGTTTCCGTAGTATGTTGGCACATTCCTTCTCACTTATTTTCATATGCCCAGCTATATCTTCCGGCGTGGGGAATTCATTGTTTGCCTGCATAAAGCGGACAAGCTGCAAGATGACCATTACTTCTGTTTCATTCAGACCGAGTGATACATACCTTTCAAGCAGTCTGGCAGGTAATTGTACTTGATTTAACAAAATATCCTGAAATGAAATGAAATTAGTCATAGGAATTGATACACCTCATTTCTCAACCTATCATATAAGAAGATAAAACCCCTTGCGCTATATGCAAGGGATTTTGAAGAAGAACAGTCATATTGCCATATGGAAAGTTAAGGGTAAAGACGGTTTAACAGTCTTGGGAATGGAATAGTTTCACGTACATGTTCCACCCCGGTAATCCAAGCAACCGTCCGTTCCAATCCTAATCCAAATCCGGAATGTGGTACACTTCCGTATTGGCGCAGCTCCAGATACCATTGGTACGCCGGGCCTGATAAATCGTGTTCCTCATAGCGCTGTTTCATTAATTCAGGGTCATCGATTCGTTGTGAACCGCCAACAACCTCTCCGTATCCTTCTGGTGCGATAAGGTCAGCGCACAGTACAACATCCGGGCGCTCCGGATCAGGTTTCATGTAAAACGCTTTTATATCTGCCGGATAGTTGGTGATGAAGACCGGCTTGTCAAAACTCTCCGCTATAGCTGTTTCATGCGGTGCACCAAAGTCTTCGCCCCATTCAATATCATCAAAACCTTTTTCCTTCAATAACTGTACGGCATCGTCATAACTTATTCTTGGAAAAGGAGCCTGAACTGTTTCCAATTTTGTAGTGTCACGTCCTAGTGTCTGTAGTTCAAGCTTACAATTTTGTAAAACGGATTGCACGACGAAACTCACATATTGTTCTTGTATCTCTAGGCTTTCGTCATGATCAACAAATGCCATTTCTGGTTCAATCATCCAAAACTCAATCAAGTGCCGACGTGTTTTTGATTTTTCTGCGCGGAATGTTGGGCCGAATGAGAACACTTTACCCAAAGCCATTGCAGCTGCTTCCATATAAAGCTGACCACTTTGGGATAAATAAGCATCCTCGTCGAAATATTTGGTATGGAACAGTTCGGTTGTTCCTTCTGCCGACGCACCGGTCAAAATCGGTGCATCAACTTTTACATATCCATTATTATTAAAATATTCATACGTAGCCCTGATAATTTCATTTCTGACTTTCATCACAGCATGCTGGCGACTGGACCGGAGCCACAAGTGACGGTGATCCATCAAAAATTCTGTTCCGTGTTCTTTTGGCGTTATAGGATAGTCTGAAGCTTCTTGTATGAGTTCAATACCCTTCACCTGCATTTCATAACCAAATGGGGATCGTTTATCTTCCACAATTGTTCCGGTTATGTACATGGATGATTCCTGATTCAAATTTTTAGCAAGCTGAAATACTTCTTCGGTGACATCATTTTTGGCAACGACGCCTTGCATAAATCCGGTTCCATCTCGCAGCTGCAGAAATGCAATTTTACCACTGGATCGTTTATTGGTCAGCCATACACCAATAGTTACTTCTTGTCCTTCATATGCTGGTACTTGTGCAATAGTTGTTTTCATTCAAATGCTACCTCCGATAAGCTAGGATTGATGGTTCTTCACGAATCGTTTTATACGCTGGCTCGCTTCTTTTAAAGTGTCGGTGGAAACGGCATACGATAATCGAACATTTTCATATGCGCCAAAACCTGTCCCTGGAACAAGTGCTACTTTCTCTTCTTCAAGCAAGGCCTTCACCCAGTCATCAACTGTCTCGAATCCATTCATTTTTACGGCCTCATAAACATTCGGGAATAGATAAAATGCTCCTTTAGGTTTTACACAGGTGATACCTGGTATATCATTCAAAAGCCCATAAAATATTTCTAACCGTTCCGCAAAAATTTGTCGCATTTCCGTATTGGAATCACTACTTGAGCGATAAGCGGCAAGTGCTGCATATTGTGCGATTGACGTTGGGTTTGATGTTGAATGGGATGCAAGATTGGTCATCGGCTTGATCACTTCCGTCGGCCCTGCAGCATACCCGATTCTCCAGCCTGTCATTGCATGTGATTTGGAAACACCATTAATGATGACGGTCTGTTTTTTTAGTGATGATGATAGTTCCGCAATCGAAACATGGCTGTCATCGGTATAAATTAGCTGCTCATAAATTTCATCAGACACGATAAGAACGCCATACTTTAGACATACATCACCGATCGCATGCAGCTCGTCTTTACTGTAAACCATACCTGTCGGGTTGTTCGGTGAATTAATGATAACAGCTTTCGTCTGCGGAGTGATGGCCGCTTCAAGTTGTTCAGGTGTTATTTTAAAGCTGTTCTTTTCTTCTGCATTGATAATCACTGGTTTTCCTTCAGCTAATTTGATCTGTTCCGGATAACTCACCCAATAAGGTGCAGGTACGATTACTTCATCGCCCTTGTTCAATAAAACCTGAAACAGTGTGTACAAAGCATGTTTAGCTCCTGTTGTAACAATAATTTCATCAGGGCTATACAAAAGTCCGTTATCCTGTTGGAATTTGTCTGTAATGGCTTGTTTTAATTCCGGTATTCCCCCGGAAGGTGTATACTTAGTAAAACCGTTTCTCATGGCGTCTGCTGCCGCATCAAGAATATAGTCAGGTGTATTGAAATCCGGTTCACCCGCACCGAGTCCAATCACGTCGTAACCTTTACTTTTCAGTTCATTTGCTTTAGCTGTAATAGCCAGAGTGGCTGATGGGGAAAGTGTCTTCACCCTGTTTGCCAGTTCCATTTAATCATCCTCCTTTATTAAACATCCGCTTAAATCCCATTAATTCAATTTGTTTACCATCATTCATGGATACATATTCCATTATATAACGTCCTGCACTATTTTCGTAAGTGATTTCCCATGCTGGCAATTTGTCATTTGTTATAAGCGCTGGTGTGATATCAAACAACATGCAGTTTGTACAATGATCACGCCAGTCTGTCTGAATGGTCTTTTTCGGTATTATTTCGGAACGATTAACAATTACGCTGTCAGTATTATTTTCGTTAAATGGGTAAAACATAATGGCAGCTTGCTGATCACCCATTTTACCATAAATGATATGATAAGCATCGCTTCCATGAAAGCGTTCGATACGGTCAATCGTATTTATAGCTGTTTCTTTTAGAACCTTTTGTTTCACCTGTTTAAAAGACGCTGTACGTTCTTGCTGTGTTGCCTGATACAGATAAACAACTGTAATCAGACAGAAAACGACAGCTAGACATATAATTCCTGCCAGCCATTTTAGCCATCCCGGAACAGTAAACCAGGGAAATCGATTATTCATTATTGCCACGTTCCGCAAATTTGTGCAGTTTCATTCCTCTTCCTCCAGTCAAATACTTCTTGTTTTATCACATTTTGCTATTCATAGTGCTGTAATCAGTGCAAATACTAAACATACGGTTGAAATTAAATATCTGAGCATATATTTTACAGTATAACAAGCATTACAGTGAATTTGTTTCTTTTTATTTATTTCAACAAATTTTCCAGCCCCATTCCATTACCAACTTTACTGATGCATCAAGCGGTGCATCAGTTTTTTACATGTGATCAAAGGTCGGATTGGAACTAAAATTCAATGGATAACATCAGAATATTGCGATGATTCATTCCAGGCTGGGAAAGTCGAACTTTAGAAATACTTCGGGCTGTAACTTTTCTAAAACCATTCTTCAGCTTTTTCAAGTATTGCCTGTGTTGAATCAAAAGTTACCGGGACACCTGGTATGGAATCCAGGAAGTAGTTACCATATCGTGCTTTTTTAATACGGTTATCACATACAAAGACAATACCGCGGTCTTTTGCCGAGCGGATTAATCTGCCGAAACCTTGTTTAAACCGGATAACTGCATCCGGTAGCGCCAATTCAATAAAAGGGTTTTTACCTGTTTCTTGTAAATAATTTGATTTAGCCTCATAAACGGGATGATTCGGCGGCTGAAACGGAAGACGGGCAATCATGACACAAGACAAGTCCTCACCAGGAATATCAACTCCTTCCCAGAAAGAACTCGTTCCTAGCAAAATGGAGTTGTCAAACGTCTGGAAATTCTTTTTCAACCTAGATCTACTCCCACTTGAGATGCCTTGAGCAATTAACATATATTGATTGACGTCAATCGTTTCTTTCAATAAGTAATATGCCTTTTTCAACATATCGTAGGAAGTGAACAGTACAAGCATTCTTCCATCAGTTATGTGTGCCATTGAAATAATTGCTTCACTGACAGCTTCAACAAAATCATCCAGCCTACCATACTTAATGTCAGGAAAATCATCCGGTACCATGAGCTGAACTTGGTTTTCATATGAAAAAGGTGATTTAATTTTGGCAGTCATTACCTTTTCTCCCGGCAACCCAAGCCTGTTTTGCATGAAAGTGAATGAATTCCTCATGGTTAGTGTTGCGCTTGTTAAAATAATACTCTCTTTTTG from Lentibacillus cibarius carries:
- a CDS encoding DnaD domain-containing protein, whose product is MTNFISFQDILLNQVQLPARLLERYVSLGLNETEVMVILQLVRFMQANNEFPTPEDIAGHMKISEKECANILRKLIQNNHLSIEQLKNDRNQITEAYSLNPLWEQLFAEQQQKTAHEHEGTIFVLFEQEFGRPLSPFEIEMINTWLDEDELAPALIKAALRESVLMGKLNFKYIDRILREWKKKGIHSVEQARDASKAFHGTGTIKKESAEEKRDTSIYYNWLEEE
- the asnS gene encoding asparagine--tRNA ligase — protein: MKTTIAQVPAYEGQEVTIGVWLTNKRSSGKIAFLQLRDGTGFMQGVVAKNDVTEEVFQLAKNLNQESSMYITGTIVEDKRSPFGYEMQVKGIELIQEASDYPITPKEHGTEFLMDHRHLWLRSSRQHAVMKVRNEIIRATYEYFNNNGYVKVDAPILTGASAEGTTELFHTKYFDEDAYLSQSGQLYMEAAAMALGKVFSFGPTFRAEKSKTRRHLIEFWMIEPEMAFVDHDESLEIQEQYVSFVVQSVLQNCKLELQTLGRDTTKLETVQAPFPRISYDDAVQLLKEKGFDDIEWGEDFGAPHETAIAESFDKPVFITNYPADIKAFYMKPDPERPDVVLCADLIAPEGYGEVVGGSQRIDDPELMKQRYEEHDLSGPAYQWYLELRQYGSVPHSGFGLGLERTVAWITGVEHVRETIPFPRLLNRLYP
- a CDS encoding pyridoxal phosphate-dependent aminotransferase; amino-acid sequence: MELANRVKTLSPSATLAITAKANELKSKGYDVIGLGAGEPDFNTPDYILDAAADAMRNGFTKYTPSGGIPELKQAITDKFQQDNGLLYSPDEIIVTTGAKHALYTLFQVLLNKGDEVIVPAPYWVSYPEQIKLAEGKPVIINAEEKNSFKITPEQLEAAITPQTKAVIINSPNNPTGMVYSKDELHAIGDVCLKYGVLIVSDEIYEQLIYTDDSHVSIAELSSSLKKQTVIINGVSKSHAMTGWRIGYAAGPTEVIKPMTNLASHSTSNPTSIAQYAALAAYRSSSDSNTEMRQIFAERLEIFYGLLNDIPGITCVKPKGAFYLFPNVYEAVKMNGFETVDDWVKALLEEEKVALVPGTGFGAYENVRLSYAVSTDTLKEASQRIKRFVKNHQS
- a CDS encoding DUF5590 domain-containing protein; its protein translation is MNNRFPWFTVPGWLKWLAGIICLAVVFCLITVVYLYQATQQERTASFKQVKQKVLKETAINTIDRIERFHGSDAYHIIYGKMGDQQAAIMFYPFNENNTDSVIVNRSEIIPKKTIQTDWRDHCTNCMLFDITPALITNDKLPAWEITYENSAGRYIMEYVSMNDGKQIELMGFKRMFNKGG